Genomic window (Dehalococcoidia bacterium):
ATGTTGGCGCTTGTTTTGGCGCTAAATTCGACCCGCCAGCCGATTCACTCAGACTTTAAACTTCGCAGCATAATATCAGGGTGACTCAATCAGAATTCCGATACCGGCTTTTTGCAGGGACGCCAACTCTGCATCGATATGCACTGATTCCAAACGGGTTTAGAGGGTGCTTGGGTCGTCGAATGGCTCTAGTTCGTCCTGATCCTAAGAAGGCGCATCCTCGCTTCCTACACTACTATTTCCTTACACCCTCATGGCGGGCTATAGTGGAGGCAAATATCATCAGTGGTGCCACAGTGGATCGGATTCCTTTAACAAGATTTCCCGATTTCGAGGTGCAACTACCCTCTCTTGGTGTCCAGCAACGCATCGCCTCCATCCTCTCCGCCTACGACGACCTGATCGAGAACAACCGGCGGCGGATTGAGTTGCTGGAACAGTCGGCGCGGCTGCTCTACAAGGAGTGGTTTGTCAACATGCGCTTTCCCGGCCACGAACATGTCAGGATTGAAGACGGTGTGCCGGATGGGTGGGAGCGTCAGCCACTCGCTGAACTCTGTGAGTCTATAGATTACGGCTACACAGCCAGCGCTACATTAGACGAGGTCGGTCCAAAATTCCTTCGCATCACGGACATTGTCCCCGATATTATTGATTGGTCCACGGTGCCTTATTGCCTTATTGAAGAAGACAGGCTGGCGAAGTTTCGGCTTGTTGAAGGCGATATCGTCATTGCACGCACGGGAGCAACGGTCGGTTATGCAAAGAGACTTCACAGGCGATTTCCGG
Coding sequences:
- a CDS encoding restriction endonuclease subunit S is translated as MTQSEFRYRLFAGTPTLHRYALIPNGFRGCLGRRMALVRPDPKKAHPRFLHYYFLTPSWRAIVEANIISGATVDRIPLTRFPDFEVQLPSLGVQQRIASILSAYDDLIENNRRRIELLEQSARLLYKEWFVNMRFPGHEHVRIEDGVPDGWERQPLAELCESIDYGYTASATLDEVGPKFLRITDIVPDIIDWSTVPYCLIEEDRLAKFRLVEGDIVIARTGATVGYAKRLHRRFPEAVFASYLVRLRLKPTIDNLMVGTFVESDQYKSYVKSNVGGAAQPNANARVLSAVRILVPSPNIQRLFHEYVEPIKDLCEICQMQNQQLTKARDLLLPRLMNGEIAV